The following proteins are encoded in a genomic region of Bacillus sp. FJAT-22090:
- a CDS encoding DUF445 family protein, with the protein MDLFWTILFMAAVGAAIGAVTNHLAIQMLFRPHEAKYIGSWRIPFTPGLIPKRRDELAKQLGNTVINHLLTPDIFKRKYFNEEMQDKTTKLIVRQLNEKILLSDKTIEDWLKLSGIENIVTIANTKIDEQVDIQFNRLKSRFEKETIRQLAPEDWQFKADSKIGEIVSYILFKGEEFFQSEEGKRTVKNLIDDFLSTKGTLGSMIQMFVGESSSLAGKVQPEILKFLKAPGTKNMLENIVRNEWEKLKDRPIVEIMDGFDFEPVVKNVKSYLKKELAIEERLSHSLVHYFPEATEWTQTTLVPKLTSFAFMEAEAKLEEVLRKMKLEDMVKEQVDSFPVARLEEIVLGISKREFKMITVLGGVLGGLIGIIQGLIVFITS; encoded by the coding sequence ATGGATTTATTTTGGACGATTTTATTCATGGCAGCAGTCGGAGCGGCGATAGGGGCAGTAACTAATCACTTAGCTATTCAAATGCTTTTTCGACCACATGAGGCAAAATATATTGGATCTTGGCGAATCCCGTTCACACCTGGTTTAATTCCAAAGAGACGAGATGAACTTGCCAAACAACTAGGAAATACAGTAATCAATCACTTATTGACCCCAGATATTTTCAAAAGAAAATATTTTAATGAAGAAATGCAAGACAAGACTACGAAGCTAATTGTTCGACAATTAAATGAGAAAATTCTACTTTCTGATAAAACGATTGAAGATTGGTTAAAGCTAAGTGGCATTGAAAATATTGTAACGATAGCTAATACGAAAATAGATGAGCAAGTGGATATACAATTTAATCGTTTGAAAAGCCGTTTTGAAAAGGAGACGATTAGACAGTTAGCTCCGGAAGATTGGCAGTTTAAAGCAGATAGTAAAATAGGAGAAATTGTATCATACATCCTTTTTAAAGGAGAAGAATTTTTTCAGTCTGAAGAAGGTAAACGAACAGTAAAAAATTTAATTGATGATTTCCTATCTACTAAAGGAACGCTTGGAAGCATGATTCAAATGTTTGTTGGTGAATCTTCCTCTCTTGCAGGAAAAGTGCAACCAGAAATATTAAAGTTTTTAAAAGCACCAGGTACCAAAAATATGTTAGAAAATATTGTTCGTAATGAGTGGGAAAAGCTTAAAGACCGACCAATTGTGGAAATAATGGATGGCTTTGATTTTGAACCAGTCGTAAAAAATGTAAAAAGTTATTTGAAGAAGGAACTAGCAATCGAAGAGCGTTTAAGTCATAGTTTAGTTCATTATTTCCCAGAGGCAACAGAATGGACGCAAACTACGCTTGTCCCAAAACTCACTTCCTTTGCATTCATGGAAGCGGAAGCTAAGCTAGAAGAAGTATTGCGTAAAATGAAATTAGAAGATATGGTAAAAGAGCAAGTCGATTCTTTCCCAGTAGCGCGTTTAGAGGAAATCGTTTTAGGTATATCGAAACGTGAGTTTAAAATGATTACAGTACTTGGTGGAGTCTTAGGTGGTCTTATAGGGATCATACAGGGACTAATCGTCTTTATTACAAGCTAA
- a CDS encoding YlbF family regulator: MVNIYDDINKLEATLRKTDEFAKVKAAVESVKADPEALALFQSFRKIQLSLQEKQMKGEEISGEELEYAQKTAQLAQGNEKIFQMLQAEMSLSQLIEEVNRVLIKPVQELYEGI, translated from the coding sequence ATGGTCAATATTTACGATGATATTAATAAATTGGAAGCAACACTACGTAAAACCGATGAATTTGCTAAGGTAAAAGCAGCGGTGGAATCTGTTAAAGCAGATCCTGAGGCACTTGCATTATTCCAAAGCTTTCGTAAGATTCAACTTTCCCTTCAAGAAAAGCAAATGAAGGGGGAAGAAATTTCTGGTGAAGAGCTAGAATATGCACAAAAAACTGCACAGCTTGCTCAAGGAAATGAAAAAATCTTTCAAATGCTCCAAGCAGAAATGAGTTTAAGTCAGTTAATTGAAGAAGTAAACAGAGTTTTAATAAAACCAGTGCAAGAATTATACGAAGGTATTTAA
- a CDS encoding enoyl-CoA hydratase: MYKTLLLEKEGRIATLTLNRPQAMNSMDDVMMKELAECLESLKEDRSVQVLIIKGEGRAFSAGGDIKAMMDTENPFNIEEVMVYLGRLAKTLYTLPQITIASVHGAAAGLGFSMVLGCDIIIAEENSKLAMNFIGIGLIPDGGGHFFLKERVGIPKAKQLMWSGQLFSGKEAQKIGLVDEVASDGLGYTTANSYAQKLLQSPIAAMIASKEILHATKVDELAAVVEKEAIAQTALRKTADHLEGIQAFVEKRKPTFKGE, translated from the coding sequence ATGTATAAGACTTTATTGTTAGAAAAAGAAGGAAGAATTGCTACGCTAACATTAAATAGACCACAAGCCATGAATTCAATGGATGATGTGATGATGAAAGAGCTAGCGGAATGTTTAGAGTCTCTTAAAGAAGATCGCTCTGTACAAGTGTTGATTATTAAAGGAGAGGGGCGTGCTTTTTCTGCTGGAGGAGACATTAAGGCAATGATGGATACAGAGAATCCTTTTAATATTGAAGAAGTCATGGTGTATCTTGGGCGACTAGCAAAAACATTATATACATTACCTCAAATTACAATTGCCTCTGTTCACGGTGCCGCAGCAGGTTTAGGCTTCAGTATGGTACTGGGCTGCGATATTATTATCGCGGAAGAAAATAGTAAGCTCGCTATGAACTTTATTGGCATAGGGCTAATACCAGATGGAGGCGGGCATTTCTTCTTAAAAGAAAGAGTGGGAATCCCAAAGGCGAAACAACTTATGTGGAGTGGGCAACTGTTTTCAGGAAAGGAAGCGCAAAAAATCGGCTTAGTGGATGAAGTGGCTTCTGATGGTTTAGGTTATACAACAGCAAATTCCTATGCACAGAAACTTCTCCAGTCGCCAATTGCTGCTATGATTGCGTCGAAAGAAATATTACACGCTACAAAAGTAGATGAACTAGCAGCAGTAGTAGAAAAAGAAGCTATAGCTCAGACTGCTTTGCGTAAAACGGCTGACCATCTAGAAGGCATTCAAGCTTTTGTTGAAAAACGCAAGCCTACTTTCAAAGGGGAATAA
- a CDS encoding sigma-70 family RNA polymerase sigma factor, with translation MKKSRQDELEVIYLAFAKPLYFYLVKLTGSDTMAEELVQETFYRATLSLDLYEGGQVKSWLFKVARHAYMDEWRKRKRWGWVPFYDYLSNSKELVTPYGVPEDDMKIKELTREVKDILILLPENYRSILYLREYQQFSYEELASTLDISLNQVKINMYRARQRFKLLASRLGKDFERGENDGME, from the coding sequence TTGAAGAAAAGCAGGCAAGACGAATTAGAGGTTATTTATTTAGCTTTCGCGAAGCCTCTCTATTTTTATTTAGTCAAACTTACAGGATCGGATACGATGGCAGAAGAGCTTGTGCAAGAAACATTTTATAGGGCAACTTTATCTTTAGATTTATACGAGGGTGGACAGGTGAAAAGCTGGTTATTTAAAGTGGCACGTCATGCTTACATGGATGAATGGCGAAAAAGGAAAAGGTGGGGATGGGTTCCCTTCTATGACTACTTATCTAACTCGAAAGAACTTGTTACTCCATATGGCGTTCCAGAAGACGATATGAAAATAAAAGAATTAACCAGAGAGGTTAAAGATATTCTGATTTTGTTGCCTGAAAATTATCGCTCAATTCTTTACTTACGAGAATACCAGCAATTTTCTTATGAAGAGTTAGCCAGTACGCTTGATATTTCATTGAATCAAGTAAAAATAAATATGTATCGTGCTAGACAACGTTTTAAACTGCTAGCAAGCAGACTAGGAAAAGATTTTGAAAGAGGTGAGAATGATGGAATGGAATGA
- a CDS encoding anti-sigma factor → MEWNEDKAQQIVGKHKKRFSWRLSLKVVRVIAAVFFLYFIYMMVISMLFNSTTNGKRVEFYQKLAIDWTYPEFSSEIGISHDHEVTPFLTQRIEIPLTRRIGTEDYIVSDLTLSKRLFSSLSHVEIEKNYPSNSMDQGFTFNLPINPNTGKRLDGSEQPDVWNTLEKIHEGNVADLAFSLGDYYTPKEIVELISPYDLHIIWMPLYMGEMKKFSEGSWGRSNNSMSISQWGLSGARLMDDDLESGSLTYVLNLDSVEDSQVAMLENMQMMLNENKKLAEVLLRTDYLQERYDYLNEEGFQAYGAVVTGPVKELLKLRELQDIRSVQLGEITYWNWYEE, encoded by the coding sequence ATGGAATGGAATGAGGATAAAGCACAACAAATTGTAGGTAAGCACAAAAAAAGATTTTCATGGAGGCTTTCATTAAAAGTTGTTCGTGTAATTGCTGCAGTTTTCTTCTTATATTTTATATATATGATGGTAATTTCTATGCTATTTAACTCAACAACAAACGGAAAAAGAGTAGAGTTTTATCAGAAACTAGCTATCGATTGGACATATCCTGAATTCTCCAGTGAGATTGGTATAAGTCATGATCATGAGGTCACTCCATTTCTTACGCAAAGGATCGAAATACCACTTACTAGAAGAATTGGTACTGAAGATTATATAGTATCGGATTTAACTTTAAGCAAGCGATTATTTAGTAGTCTGAGTCATGTAGAAATAGAGAAAAATTATCCGTCCAATTCGATGGATCAAGGTTTTACATTTAATTTACCAATAAATCCTAATACGGGAAAAAGATTAGATGGAAGTGAACAACCAGACGTTTGGAATACTTTAGAGAAAATTCATGAAGGAAATGTTGCAGATCTGGCATTCTCATTAGGGGATTATTATACGCCAAAAGAGATAGTAGAACTCATATCTCCATACGATTTACACATTATTTGGATGCCATTATATATGGGAGAAATGAAAAAATTTTCTGAAGGAAGTTGGGGTAGAAGTAATAATTCCATGTCTATATCTCAATGGGGATTGTCAGGTGCTAGACTTATGGATGATGACTTAGAAAGCGGTTCTCTCACATATGTTTTAAATTTAGATTCAGTTGAAGATAGTCAAGTCGCAATGTTAGAAAATATGCAAATGATGTTAAATGAAAATAAAAAATTAGCGGAAGTATTACTTCGTACAGATTACTTGCAAGAGAGATATGACTATTTAAATGAGGAAGGCTTCCAAGCATATGGAGCAGTCGTTACAGGACCAGTAAAAGAGTTATTAAAATTAAGAGAGTTACAGGATATTCGTAGTGTTCAATTAGGGGAAATAACATATTGGAACTGGTATGAAGAATAA
- a CDS encoding YhzD family protein has protein sequence MKTYKFTAFEPTGKLIVEETWNFDNDEDAKKKGEQFIEEKGFTKTTHRLVNNAGKLVLFHV, from the coding sequence TTGAAAACATATAAATTTACTGCATTTGAACCAACAGGAAAGCTTATTGTAGAAGAAACATGGAATTTCGATAACGACGAAGACGCGAAGAAAAAAGGCGAGCAATTTATTGAAGAAAAAGGCTTTACTAAAACGACTCATCGTTTAGTGAACAACGCTGGAAAACTTGTTTTATTTCACGTGTAA
- a CDS encoding helix-turn-helix transcriptional regulator → MENLVRDKRMALGMTQDELSEMLNVSRQTIISLEKGRYNPSITLAFKLSKLFNCTIEDIFIYEEED, encoded by the coding sequence ATGGAAAATTTAGTTAGAGATAAACGAATGGCATTAGGGATGACACAGGATGAGCTATCAGAAATGCTTAATGTTTCCAGACAAACAATTATTTCGTTAGAAAAGGGAAGATATAATCCATCCATCACATTAGCTTTTAAGCTTTCTAAATTGTTCAATTGTACGATCGAAGACATATTTATTTATGAGGAGGAAGATTAG
- a CDS encoding metallophosphoesterase family protein, with translation MTGVRFLHIADLHLDSPFKGLTSIPQNKLQDIRESTFKAFTNIINYAKASKPDFILIVGDIYDGENRSLRAQHLFQKGMEELSSVGIPVFICYGNHDHLSGNWVRFQLPDNVDVFGEEVDTKTLEVEGNKVHITGFSYKERHIRDAMHVHYPIANGLDYHIGMLHGSIEGNEEHDVYAPFRQADLISKGYDYWALGHIHKRQILYDDPPIVYPGNTQSRHRNEKGLKGFYEVSLTKGQANLQFIHSSAFIYDEVAVSCDGIIHANELIARIEETLRDYIESNGSAIVDVMLTDITEDTEELLQSSTNEEWLQIIQESIRGEENFIIVQKLRIQMPKEIWSESSAIVQSIEQWNNADWKYALKELYQHPKGSRYLETISSEFVKETINEVEELLSNVLAKRSE, from the coding sequence ATGACTGGAGTTCGTTTTCTACATATAGCTGATTTACACTTAGATAGTCCATTTAAAGGGCTTACCTCTATACCGCAAAATAAATTGCAGGATATACGTGAAAGTACATTTAAAGCTTTTACAAATATTATTAATTATGCAAAAGCAAGTAAGCCTGATTTTATTTTAATTGTTGGTGATATTTATGATGGAGAAAATAGAAGTTTACGTGCTCAGCATCTATTTCAAAAAGGGATGGAAGAGCTTTCTTCTGTAGGTATCCCTGTTTTTATTTGCTATGGAAACCATGATCATTTGAGTGGCAATTGGGTGAGATTTCAACTACCTGACAATGTAGACGTGTTTGGGGAAGAAGTAGACACAAAAACACTTGAAGTGGAAGGTAATAAAGTCCATATAACAGGATTTAGTTATAAGGAGAGGCATATTCGTGATGCCATGCATGTCCATTATCCAATAGCGAATGGATTAGATTACCACATTGGAATGCTACATGGAAGTATCGAAGGAAACGAAGAACATGATGTATATGCGCCTTTTCGACAAGCGGATTTAATAAGTAAAGGATATGATTATTGGGCACTTGGTCATATTCACAAGCGGCAAATTTTATATGATGACCCTCCTATCGTCTACCCTGGTAATACACAAAGTAGACACCGAAACGAAAAGGGTTTGAAAGGATTCTATGAGGTCTCCTTAACAAAAGGACAAGCTAACCTTCAATTTATCCATTCTTCCGCATTTATTTATGACGAGGTAGCAGTGTCTTGTGATGGAATAATTCATGCAAATGAATTGATTGCCCGCATAGAAGAAACTCTTCGTGATTATATAGAATCAAATGGAAGTGCAATTGTTGATGTAATGTTAACTGATATTACGGAAGATACGGAAGAACTTTTACAATCTTCTACAAATGAAGAATGGCTCCAAATAATACAAGAGAGTATACGTGGAGAGGAAAATTTTATCATTGTTCAAAAGCTCCGAATACAAATGCCGAAGGAGATATGGAGTGAATCCTCTGCTATTGTTCAGTCTATAGAACAATGGAACAATGCCGACTGGAAATATGCATTAAAGGAATTATATCAGCACCCAAAAGGTAGTAGATATCTGGAGACAATTAGTTCAGAGTTTGTGAAGGAAACGATAAATGAAGTTGAAGAGCTTCTTTCAAACGTTTTAGCAAAGAGGAGTGAATAA
- a CDS encoding ATP-binding protein: protein MKIEKLHIYGFGKHENVQIDFQSGLNVLYGENEAGKSSIQQFILHILFGFPQKNAQLLRYEPKSGAMYGGKIQFYDEQKGRVVIERIKGKASGDVIVYFENGDRGGEKELASLIHSYNRSDFEAIFSFSLLQLQGFEKLTEEELTRTLLASGTTGMDTLSKVEAQFVKEMGELFKPSGKKPLINQKIDELRVLEEEWKLYLEKVNEYEPSINRLREIDSLLVQSSEQEKQAQSQLQLYMQWKQLKPLKEKQLELEESYEKVKDQIFPADGIRRYEMIKDKKMSVNIANEQLRDNLKELKNNNEILSLEELERLKSFLAYETEWHQLKAKRIQIEEEQTKTLQNQMQQLSLVGIDWEKNLSNITEADVSIQQEEKLITLLKEREKLDSELLQEKRILQMKKEDLHHQKTRISEVRHTKKEKSKADGISLILSGAILLLGIIFSLVLSNWMFGLASIIVSVIVFVGFNYLKKMMTQTEDVQTYEKLLLKEEDALFQQINQLEIKISDLEQREHSINQHVQLFLNNYYLNNQLSPNLLKELFNRLRLIQEQQIHLDQMEIKLNEISIRMKELLEQSKIVADIFLIDDMLFHQLREHYLSEKKKFEENESIRDKINEIVTKQKENTSLLDVYAESIQTLFQEANAKSESDFYEAHRLFEQKVFLEKELHQLQMQLGNLEIDIEDFEEEFERETKEQLTNIQKNRNELIQERASLDYKTNILLHDEKQSDMLQKLEQKKAELQEYVKQWAALKAVVVAIKQMMVQLKEERLPEVLDLAQSYFQRLTSQSYEQLILTPEGIFEAVKYNGQRFKIAELSQATKEQAYISLRIALAISLKTKAPFPIIMDDPFVHFDRFRLQQVVQLMEELQKEHQLLYFTCHENMQYVWKDVNVIRVATLLAGSGGIVK from the coding sequence ATGAAAATTGAAAAACTCCATATTTATGGCTTTGGAAAGCACGAAAATGTACAAATAGACTTTCAATCTGGATTAAACGTACTATATGGTGAAAATGAAGCTGGAAAATCGTCCATTCAGCAATTCATTTTGCATATACTTTTTGGCTTTCCTCAAAAAAATGCACAACTATTAAGATATGAACCGAAAAGTGGCGCAATGTATGGTGGAAAGATTCAATTTTACGATGAACAAAAGGGACGTGTGGTAATTGAAAGGATTAAAGGAAAAGCAAGCGGTGACGTCATAGTTTACTTTGAGAATGGAGACCGTGGAGGAGAAAAAGAATTAGCATCCCTCATACATTCATATAATCGTTCTGATTTTGAGGCGATTTTTTCATTTTCACTTCTTCAATTACAGGGCTTTGAAAAATTGACTGAAGAAGAGTTAACCCGAACTTTGCTTGCTTCCGGAACGACTGGTATGGACACATTATCAAAGGTGGAAGCTCAATTTGTCAAAGAAATGGGTGAGTTATTTAAACCAAGTGGCAAAAAACCTCTCATAAATCAAAAAATAGATGAACTACGTGTATTAGAAGAAGAGTGGAAGCTATATCTAGAAAAAGTAAATGAGTACGAGCCATCTATTAATCGTTTGAGGGAAATAGACTCCCTTCTAGTCCAATCATCTGAACAAGAAAAACAAGCCCAATCACAATTACAACTTTATATGCAATGGAAGCAATTAAAACCATTAAAAGAAAAGCAGTTGGAGCTTGAAGAATCTTATGAAAAAGTCAAAGATCAGATTTTTCCTGCAGATGGTATTAGACGATATGAAATGATAAAAGACAAAAAAATGAGCGTTAATATTGCTAATGAACAGTTAAGAGACAATCTCAAAGAGTTAAAGAATAATAATGAAATATTGTCATTAGAAGAATTGGAAAGATTGAAATCCTTCTTAGCATACGAAACAGAATGGCATCAGCTCAAAGCAAAACGAATACAAATAGAAGAAGAACAAACGAAAACCTTACAAAATCAAATGCAGCAACTATCTCTTGTTGGAATAGATTGGGAGAAGAACTTAAGCAACATTACAGAAGCAGATGTATCTATTCAACAAGAAGAAAAGCTTATAACTCTTTTAAAAGAACGAGAAAAGTTAGATAGTGAATTGCTTCAGGAAAAACGTATTTTACAAATGAAAAAGGAAGATCTTCACCATCAGAAAACACGTATTTCAGAAGTGAGGCATACTAAAAAAGAGAAAAGTAAAGCAGATGGAATTAGCTTAATACTTAGCGGTGCCATCCTTCTTTTGGGAATTATTTTTAGTTTAGTCCTATCCAATTGGATGTTTGGATTAGCTTCAATAATAGTCAGTGTCATTGTTTTTGTTGGTTTTAATTATTTGAAAAAAATGATGACTCAAACAGAAGATGTACAAACATATGAAAAACTATTATTAAAAGAAGAGGACGCTCTATTTCAGCAAATTAATCAGCTGGAGATTAAAATAAGTGATTTAGAGCAACGTGAGCATTCTATTAATCAACATGTACAATTATTTCTAAATAATTATTATTTAAATAACCAACTTTCACCGAATTTATTAAAAGAGCTATTTAATAGATTACGTTTAATTCAAGAGCAACAAATCCACCTCGATCAAATGGAAATAAAATTAAATGAAATAAGCATAAGAATGAAAGAACTGTTGGAGCAGTCCAAAATAGTAGCAGATATTTTCTTAATTGATGACATGTTATTCCATCAGCTTCGTGAGCACTATCTTTCAGAGAAAAAGAAATTTGAAGAAAATGAATCTATTCGAGATAAAATAAATGAGATTGTAACTAAGCAAAAAGAAAATACTTCATTGCTTGATGTTTATGCAGAAAGCATTCAAACGCTATTTCAAGAAGCAAATGCAAAGTCCGAAAGTGATTTTTATGAGGCTCATCGATTATTTGAACAAAAAGTATTTTTAGAAAAAGAATTACATCAGTTACAAATGCAATTAGGGAATCTAGAAATAGACATAGAGGACTTTGAAGAAGAGTTTGAACGGGAAACCAAGGAACAATTAACTAATATCCAGAAGAATCGTAATGAATTGATTCAAGAGAGAGCATCTTTAGATTATAAGACTAACATACTGCTCCACGATGAAAAGCAAAGTGATATGTTACAAAAACTAGAACAAAAAAAAGCAGAGCTGCAAGAATATGTGAAGCAATGGGCAGCATTAAAAGCTGTTGTTGTAGCTATAAAACAAATGATGGTGCAACTAAAAGAGGAACGTCTACCCGAAGTACTAGACTTGGCTCAAAGCTATTTTCAAAGGCTTACTAGTCAATCATACGAACAATTGATATTAACACCAGAAGGAATCTTTGAGGCTGTGAAATATAACGGACAGCGTTTTAAAATTGCAGAACTAAGTCAAGCAACAAAAGAGCAGGCGTATATCTCACTACGTATTGCATTAGCTATATCATTAAAAACGAAAGCACCTTTTCCAATTATTATGGATGATCCTTTTGTACATTTCGATCGTTTCCGATTACAACAAGTGGTACAATTAATGGAGGAGCTACAAAAAGAGCATCAACTACTGTATTTTACATGTCATGAAAATATGCAATATGTCTGGAAGGATGTAAATGTCATACGAGTAGCGACATTATTAGCTGGAAGTGGAGGGATTGTGAAATGA
- the yhaM gene encoding 3'-5' exoribonuclease YhaM, which translates to MKGITQLRVGDPVDHFLLIKQSTKGITTVGKPFMSLLLQDKSGDIEAKLWDTNEEHEKLFAASQIVRVGGEIQDYRGKFQLRVKSIRPAKADEPITINDLVPSAAKSKEELMEELMQFFFEMKNPLIQRITRHLLKKHQNEFMTFPAATKNHHDYASGLIDHVVSMLKLGKALCDLYPTLNKDLLFAGIILHDIGKVLELSGPVATTYTIEGNLLGHITIMVNEISKAAEELQIEGEEVMLLQHMVLSHHGKEEWGSPKRPMVREAEILHYIDNIDAKMNMLNRALDKTNPGEFTERLFPLENRSFYKPTFE; encoded by the coding sequence ATGAAAGGTATTACACAATTACGAGTAGGGGATCCAGTAGATCATTTCTTACTAATCAAACAATCGACAAAAGGAATTACAACTGTTGGGAAACCATTTATGTCGCTTTTATTGCAAGATAAAAGTGGCGATATAGAAGCTAAATTATGGGATACAAACGAAGAGCATGAAAAGCTATTTGCAGCAAGTCAAATAGTTCGTGTCGGTGGTGAAATACAAGATTACCGTGGGAAATTTCAACTTCGTGTAAAAAGTATTCGACCTGCAAAAGCAGATGAACCGATTACAATAAATGATTTGGTTCCATCTGCTGCAAAATCTAAAGAAGAATTGATGGAAGAGCTCATGCAATTTTTCTTTGAGATGAAAAATCCGTTAATACAGAGAATTACTCGACATTTATTAAAAAAGCATCAAAATGAGTTTATGACGTTTCCAGCAGCTACAAAAAATCATCATGATTATGCATCTGGTTTGATTGATCATGTCGTATCCATGTTGAAGCTAGGAAAAGCTTTATGTGATCTATATCCAACACTCAACAAAGACTTGCTATTCGCAGGAATTATTTTACACGATATAGGAAAGGTACTAGAGCTGTCTGGACCTGTAGCAACTACGTATACAATTGAAGGTAATTTACTTGGTCACATTACAATTATGGTGAACGAGATATCGAAGGCCGCAGAAGAGCTTCAAATTGAAGGAGAAGAGGTAATGCTCCTTCAACATATGGTACTTAGTCATCATGGTAAAGAAGAATGGGGAAGCCCAAAACGTCCAATGGTTCGCGAAGCCGAAATCTTGCATTATATTGACAATATTGATGCGAAGATGAACATGTTAAATCGGGCTTTAGATAAAACGAATCCAGGTGAATTTACAGAGCGCTTATTCCCACTTGAAAACCGTTCATTCTATAAACCTACATTTGAATAA